Below is a genomic region from Actinoallomurus bryophytorum.
CCATCACCCACGCCGGCGCGTACGAACGGGCCCGCACCGCGCTGGCCGCCCTCACCCCACGCGAGCACGAGGTGGCCGTCAGCATCGCCCACGGCCGTACGAACGCGGACATCGCCACTGAGCTCGCCATGGGCATCACGACGGTGAAGGCGCACGTCTCCAGCATCCTCACCAAGCTCGGCCTGGAGAACCGCACCCAGATCGCGCTCCTCGCCCATGACGCGGGCCTCGCCTGACCGGCACGGCCTTCTTCACGCCGGGTAAGGAGCGGCCTCGCGCGCCGACCGGAGCGCGCCCGCCCACCAGGCCAGCTGGTCGAGCAACGTCTTGGCGTACCCGGAGGTCTCAGGGTCGAGCGGATGCCCGTCCTGCCACGCCGTGAAGTAGTTCGGGAAGGCCAGACCATCGCGGATCGTCACCGCGTGCAGTTCGGTCAGCACGTTCTCCAGGTGCAGCACGGCGTGGCGGCCGCCCGCCGCGCCGCCGTAGCTGACGAAGGCGACAGGCTTGGCCGTCCACTGGGTGAAGTGCCAGTCGATGGCCGCCTTCAACGAGGCGGGATAGCTGTGGTTGTACTCGGGCGTGACCACGATGAACGCGTCCGCGCGATCCAGTGCCGACGTCAGTGCCGCCATCCCGGCCGGACGCGGGTAGCCGTCACCGGCGTACTTCGGTGATACCGCAGGAAGGGTCAGCGGGACCTCGACCTCCGCCAGATCGACGACGTCCACATCGAACGCACCGTGTGTACGGGACCGATCGGCGACCCACGAGGCCACCGATGGACCGAACCGTCCTTCCCGGACGCTTCCGATGATGATCGCCAACTTGTGTTTTTCATCCATGCCCCCACGATCGACCCGGCGTACGGCCACAGCCAGACCGTGCTCAGGCTGGCCCCCACAAGGCCACCCACAGCACTCCACGATCCGAGCGCGGCGCCGTACGCTCACGGCATGGGTACGCCGCTGGGTGACTTCATCCGAGCCAAGCGCGACGGCATCCAGCCGGACTCGCTGGGGCTGCCGGAGCGTGGCCGCCGCCGCTCACCTGGTCTACGACGCTCGGATCTGGCCGGCCGGGCCGGCGTCAGTGTCGAATACCTGACCCGCATCGAGCAGGGCCGCGACCGCAACCCCTCGGTGGCGGTCGTGAACGCGCTCGCCGACGCGCTCAGCCTCACCCCCTCAGAGCGCGACCACCTGCGCTATCTCACGAAGATCACCGGTGGTGAGTGTTCCGCCCACACCCGGCCCGCACCATCGCGCCGTGACGTCCGGCCCTCTGTCCTGGAGACACTCCGTCTCCTCGAGCCGGGGATCGCGGTGGTGACGAACCGGCTGGGCGACGTCCTCGCCTACACCAGCGGCTACGGGCTGGTGATGGACGGCATCGGGTTGCTCGATGCCGACAAGCCGAACCTCACGCGCTACGTCTTCACCGACCCCGGCGCCCGGACGTTCTTCGCCGACTGGGACGACGTGGCCGACGAGCAGGCCTCGACCTGTGGCTCGCGCCCTCCCTGGCGAACTCCGAGTGGCTCACCGCGGATCTCGCGCCCATCCCCGGGCCCGACTTCACGCGACGCGTGAACCGCCACATCGTCCCGCCACGGGGAACTCTCCGGCTCAACCACCCATCCGGGCACGAGCTACGGCTGCTACGCGAGACGCTCGACCTCTCCTCCGACGCACAGCAACTGGTCGTTCTCCTCCCCGCGGACGAGGGGACGGCACGGAGCATCGACCGGCTCCGCCGCGGGCACACCGGCCGGCTCCGCGCGGTTCCGTAACCGACGGCCGCTCAGGGCCGCGCGGCGGCGTACAGGATGTCGCGCATGCCTGGCAGGGACTCCTGGTCCTCTCGCCACACCAGCCGCAGGCTGAGGTCGGGGACGGGGAGATCCAGCCGGACCAGGGTGCCGGAGCTCAGGTTGTCGGCCACCGCGAACCCGGGCAGCAAGGAGATCCCGAGTCCGTGCTCGGCCCAGGCACGCATGACCGCGACTCCGCCCGCTCTGATTCGTTCGGGGGCCGGGCCCAGGATCTTGTTCCCGGCCATCCAGAACGAGCACTCGGGCACGTTGACCAGCAGTCGTTCGTGCTCGAGGTCGTCAGGTGTCAGGCCTGTCCGAGTGGAAAGGGGATGGCCAGGGGCGGCGACGAGCGCGAGTGGGACCGGATCAAGGTCGATGAAGGCCAGTGGCTCGGCCGGGGCCGGGAAGCCGAGGTCGCCGACGTCCTGGCCGGAGTCCAGGAGCAGCGCTGCTTCGAGCCGTCCGTGGACCACGTCGGCCAGCAGCCCGTCGCGAGCGCGGTCAGAACGGATCTCGACATCGATGTCGGGCCGTCGCTCGGCTAGCCGCGTGAGTACCCGCGGCACGTAGAAGCCGGCGAGTGTCTCCAGCGCGCCCAGCCGCAGCACGCGGCGTTCTTCGCGTACGTCGTGGTAGGCCCGCTCGGCCTGTTCGAGCAGGCGCCGTGCCCATACCCGCAGGCGCTCTCCGGCGGCGGTGAGCCGCATTCCTTTGGGCTCGCGTACGAACAGTGGTACGCCGAGTGAGCCCTCGAGTGTCCGGATCTGCTGCGAGACCGACGATGGCGCGAGATCGAGGGCCGCGGCGGCGTCGGTGACCGTGCGATGCCGCACGACCGCCTCGAAGGTTCTGAGCTGGCGGAGTTCCACAGTGCGGCGAACCACCCTCGGCGTTCGGAAATTCCGAACGCGTCGTGCGGTGATGCCGGTGGAGCTCCCGGCCTGCCGGAACGCACAGTAGGCCGCGTCGAACCCCCATCCCTTCGGGAG
It encodes:
- a CDS encoding NADPH-dependent FMN reductase, with the protein product MDEKHKLAIIIGSVREGRFGPSVASWVADRSRTHGAFDVDVVDLAEVEVPLTLPAVSPKYAGDGYPRPAGMAALTSALDRADAFIVVTPEYNHSYPASLKAAIDWHFTQWTAKPVAFVSYGGAAGGRHAVLHLENVLTELHAVTIRDGLAFPNYFTAWQDGHPLDPETSGYAKTLLDQLAWWAGALRSAREAAPYPA
- a CDS encoding helix-turn-helix domain-containing protein; this translates as MGTPLGDFIRAKRDGIQPDSLGLPERGRRRSPGLRRSDLAGRAGVSVEYLTRIEQGRDRNPSVAVVNALADALSLTPSERDHLRYLTKITGGECSAHTRPAPSRRDVRPSVLETLRLLEPGIAVVTNRLGDVLAYTSGYGLVMDGIGLLDADKPNLTRYVFTDPGARTFFADWDDVADEQASTCGSRPPWRTPSGSPRISRPSPGPTSRDA
- a CDS encoding LysR family transcriptional regulator — encoded protein: MELRQLRTFEAVVRHRTVTDAAAALDLAPSSVSQQIRTLEGSLGVPLFVREPKGMRLTAAGERLRVWARRLLEQAERAYHDVREERRVLRLGALETLAGFYVPRVLTRLAERRPDIDVEIRSDRARDGLLADVVHGRLEAALLLDSGQDVGDLGFPAPAEPLAFIDLDPVPLALVAAPGHPLSTRTGLTPDDLEHERLLVNVPECSFWMAGNKILGPAPERIRAGGVAVMRAWAEHGLGISLLPGFAVADNLSSGTLVRLDLPVPDLSLRLVWREDQESLPGMRDILYAAARP